In the Arthrobacter zhaoxinii genome, one interval contains:
- a CDS encoding nucleoside/nucleotide kinase family protein: protein MPAKPGAPLLIAVDGFSGAGKTTLATGIAAALARCGSVRLFHLEDVYPGWDGLESGMTYYREEILRPLAEGRSARWQAWDWNAGRCGRWHTTEPADVVVFEGVGAAHRGARALLDTTVWVEGEENVRRRCALDRDGGTYAPHWERWAAQERRWAADDDAASAADLTVRLVGPGTDAAAALKTVLARLQPERPPTDVRAE from the coding sequence ATGCCCGCTAAACCCGGCGCGCCCCTGCTCATTGCGGTGGACGGCTTCTCCGGCGCCGGCAAAACGACCCTGGCCACCGGGATTGCCGCTGCCCTGGCCCGCTGCGGCTCCGTGCGGCTGTTCCATCTGGAGGACGTCTATCCCGGCTGGGACGGACTGGAATCGGGAATGACCTACTACCGCGAGGAGATCCTGCGGCCGCTCGCCGAAGGACGCTCCGCCCGGTGGCAGGCCTGGGACTGGAACGCCGGCCGCTGCGGCCGCTGGCACACCACGGAACCTGCCGACGTCGTGGTCTTCGAAGGCGTAGGTGCCGCGCACCGCGGGGCCCGTGCCCTGCTGGACACCACGGTCTGGGTGGAGGGTGAGGAAAACGTCCGGCGCCGCTGCGCGCTGGACCGTGACGGGGGAACCTACGCACCGCACTGGGAGCGCTGGGCGGCGCAGGAACGCCGCTGGGCTGCCGACGACGACGCCGCCTCCGCCGCGGATCTCACCGTGCGTCTGGTGGGTCCGGGGACAGACGCCGCGGCCGCACTGAAGACCGTCCTGGCGCGGCTGCAGCCCGAACGGCCGCCGACGGATGTGCGGGCTGAGTAA